In Colias croceus chromosome 12, ilColCroc2.1, one genomic interval encodes:
- the LOC123696326 gene encoding intraflagellar transport protein 22 homolog, whose product MHLQKLKILMIGPSESGKSTIANFISESVNIEECETRPTQGVRIVEFEVPNLNINGKQIKVDIELWDCSGDHKFESCWPALRLGVKGVILVGSSNTANIASRELELLYNYFVSQPKLSMKQCVVFYNCFDDQDDIDVLSLSPTFSRVSQVATNVKTRSDRLKIDFTNFVLSVVQSVNKIEDY is encoded by the exons ATGCACCTTCAGAAGCTGAAAATTTTGATGATTGGACCCTCGGAa AGTGGAAAATCAACAATTGCAAACTTTATATCGGAATCAGTAAATATTGAAGAATGTGAAACACGACCGACGCAGGGTGTAAGAATTGTGGAATTCGAAGTACCTAATCTAAATATAAATGGCAAGCAAATTAAAGTCGACATCGAACTGTGGGATTGTAGCGGTGATCACAA ATTTGAGTCCTGCTGGCCCGCCCTCCGCCTTGGAGTTAAAGGTGTAATACTCGTCGGTTCATCAAACACAGCAAATATAGCTTCAAGAGAACTAGAGCTTCTATACAACTATTTTGTTTCACAGCCTAAATTATCTATGAAACAATGTGTAGTATTTTATAACTGCTTCGATGATCAAGACGATATTGATGTTTTAAGCCtat ctCCTACATTTTCAAGAGTATCTCAAGTGGCAACAAATGTGAAAACAAGAAGTGATCGTCTAAAAATTGATTTCACCAATTTTGTTCTATCTGTTGTGCAGTccgttaataaaattgaagattACTGA